The following coding sequences are from one Eucalyptus grandis isolate ANBG69807.140 chromosome 11, ASM1654582v1, whole genome shotgun sequence window:
- the LOC104426681 gene encoding protein HUA2-LIKE 2 isoform X2 → MAPSRRRGANKAAAAAAARRQWKVGDLVLAKVKGFPAWPATVSEPEKWGYSADWKKVLVYFFGTQQIAFCNPADVEAFTEEKKQSLLVKRQGRGADFVRAVQEIIDSYEKLKKQEEDNDLKTENELGVTNRGNTVESSPDLHLKDLMGAAAGTTNSQSKCSDEKVKVENEQNPSGKDDIGAEVDNLNDTRASEDQTDDGAVTETRPLSTYTLRRKSGRSRLESSIAQGRAPSARRSRSSARLESSKHDKSVPCEEGEKIAGVLSSATVHEGSVRKSRRKRRNQDVTRGSDMDSPPCAPNGSIDDNDSEILSMDSDSNSNEGSAVDSSNRPLHSETLVESVEGDFELNKGLDLKIKAVVVRRKRKPNRKRAINDSIETTLNDTEPSHVASKGSGQNSESAPDCDFPREDGDEHLPLLKRARVRMGKLSTAEAVISTSSPSEEKFSAVGTMNPPVQSSSSLDCDDVDQPMTKEASDDVSPSYNCMQSPELRHQPWKEKTNQSNVGSTDVEAALPPSKRLHRALEAMSANVAQECPSSDGALLATQSCSSDRGSPHLATESKVSNDSRVPPLDSFGNHAPNDHVPSFSITLSPKGEEETAKLSQELDSFRLEIQKQEEVVASDGNCLDGSDACISPLASLVAASAKQIKSVGHLPPRAEVSAVTLGSDVFSLEQPLRREDEENIAKFDSLSARANSCDKLFSISGSSVSLDQVIEIEKTAEVLPSDRAEEPQQSSEDFGCKNMEHLKSEDGDTCHVNGMYIASEGQHKQALKDKNNVFFPNDHLSDKENSIAFSSASSTDRPHTPQRASPPSSALCNMSTSDSSKLTQSNGSASPVVSLPQKKALHGLADFEGKLESMSQQPRSVGKGSSSDAHALLSSFEAVLRILTRTKESIGRATRVAIDCAKYGATAKVVEVLARNLESELSLHRRVDLFFLVDSIMQCSRGLKGEAGGAYPSAIQAVLPRLLAAAAPPGSTSHENRRQCLKVLRLWLERKILPESILRHHMRELDMMSGSSSAGAYSRRSSRTERSFDDPIREMEGMLVDEYGSNSSFQLPGFCMPRMRKDEDEGSDSDESFEAVTPEHTSEAPEQEMASTIAKHRHILQDVDVELEMEDVAPSEVEMNLTNGIVGSAQNPQAIEQHLPPAFAPRDVLPASPPLPSSSPTQLPPPPPPPLPPPPPPPSHPQFHSSSTISDCLASGANHHVNANAHNLQDNMGPPVCHQPVPPRVDPRVSAGVHLHAPECRDRQKHMHISDSASSYGRRSVSNNSHDADDVEWNHKPYPMRPPHAVPPNQFSYVHSDQRARSRREAPPPSHSRFHFAHNRGSGNHYNNHERMKPPPYETRENWRFSAPFSGPRYHEKGKGYGPDQYDYPPCEPTRFPNHGWDCPPRPMNHRNHVPFRPPPYEVSCSNRADPHFPASSRSRKMGASQSVPEKSIHEFNVKDSRGKDVDLSTYKGKVLLVVNVASKCGFTNSNYTQLTELYNKYKDQGLEILAFPCNQFLKQEPGTSQETQEFACTRFKAEYPIFHKVRVNGPDTAPVYKFLKASKSGFLGSGIKWNFTKFLVDKEGHVISRYGTTTSPLAIEAEIKKALGEA, encoded by the exons ATGGCACCGAGTCGCAGAAGGGGAGCGAAcaaggccgccgccgccgccgccgcccggcgGCAATGGAAGGTCGGCGATCTCGTGCTCGCGAAAGTGAAAGGTTTTCCTGCCTGGCCTGCCACG GTAAGTGAGCCAGAGAAATGGGGCTATTCAGCAGACTGGAAGAAAGTCCttgtatatttttttggaaCCCAACAAAT AGCATTCTGTAATCCTGCTGATGTGGAAGCATTTACAGAAGAGAAAAAGCAATCTCTTCTTGTCAAACGTCAGGGCAGGGGTGCTGATTTTGTACGAGCAGTCCAGGAGATTATAGATAGTTATGAGAAGCTAAAGAAGCAGGAAGAAGACAATGATTTAAAAACTGAAAATGAGCTTGGTGTGACAAATCGAGGGAATACGGTGGAGTCATCACCAGACTTGCATTTGAAGGATCTGATGGGAGCTGCTGCAGGAACTaccaattctcaatcaaagTGTTCAGATGAAAAGGTGAAAGTAGAAAATGAGCAGAATCCGTCTGGTAAGGATGACATAGGTGCAGAAGTAGATAATTTGAATGATACACGAGCATCAGAGGACCAGACTGATGATGGGGCAGTCACTGAAACTCGTCCTCTTTCAACTTATACTTTGAGAAGGAAATCAGGGAGGTCGCGCTTGGAGAGTTCTATTGCACAGGGAAGAGCACCTTCAGCTAGAAGGTCTAGAAGTTCCGCAAGGTTGGAATCCTCTAAGCATGATAAATCTGTGCCATGTGAAGAAGGTGAAAAGATTGCTGGGGTTCTGTCATCAGCTACAGTCCATGAAGGTTCTGTGAGAAAGAGTAGACGAAAAAGGAGAAATCAAGATGTTACTAGAGGTAGTGATATGGATTCTCCTCCTTGTGCTCCAAATGGAAGCATAGATGACAATGATTCTGAAATACTGAGTATGGACTCAGATTCTAATAGTAATGAAGGCAGTGCTGTTGATTCTAGTAATAGACCTTTACACTCTGAGACTCTGGTTGAATCTGTGGAGGGAGATTTTGAATTGAACAAAGGGCTCGACCTCAAGATAAAGGCTGTTGTGgtcagaagaaaaagaaaaccaaacagGAAGCGAGCAATCAACGATAGTATTGAAACCACTTTAAATGACACGGAACCTTCACATGTTGCAAGTAAGGGCAGTGGTCAAAATTCAGAAAGTGCTCCTGATTGTGATTTTCCAAGGGAAGATGGAGATGAGCACTTGCCCTTATTGAAACGAGCTAGGGTGCGCATGGGCAAATTATCAACTGCAGAAGCTGTCATCAGTACCTCTTCTCCTTCAGAGGAGAAATTCTCAGCAGTAGGTACTATGAATCCACCAGTGCAGAGCAGCTCATCTTTAGATTGTGATGACGTTGATCAACCAATGACAAAAGAAGCTTCAGATGACGTTTCACCATCATACAATTGTATGCAATCTCCGGAATTGAGACATCAACCCTGGAAAGAAAAGACGAATCAGTCAAATGTTGGTTCGACCGATGTTGAAGCTGCTTTACCCCCCTCTAAGCGCCTTCACCGAGCTCTTGAAGCTATGTCAGCCAATGTTGCTCAAGAATGTCCATCTTCTGATGGTGCGTTATTAGCCACACAAAGTTGTTCATCTGATCGGGGTTCTCCTCATTTAGCGACTGAAAGCAAAGTTAGCAATGATTCTAGAGTGCCTCCTTTGGACTCTTTTGGCAACCATGCTCCTAATGATCATGTTCCTTCATTTTCCATTACTTTAAGCCCCAAAGGTGAAGAAGAAACTGCAAAGCTTAGTCAAGAATTGGACAGTTTCCGGCTTGAAATTCAAAAGCAGGAGGAAGTTGTCGCTAGTGATGGAAACTGTCTTGATGGAAGTGATGCTTGCATTTCACCTTTGGCTAGTCTGGTTGCTGCATCTGCAAAGCAAATTAAATCCGTGGGGCACTTACCCCCTCGGGCTGAGGTGAGTGCAGTTACACTTGGATCAGATGTTTTCTCATTAGAACAACCATTGCgtagagaagatgaagagaataTTGCCAAGTTTGATTCACTGAGCGCTAGAGCCAACAGTTGTGACAAGCTGTTCAGCATCTCAGGTAGTTCTGTTAGTCTAGATCAGGTCATAGAGATTGAAAAAACTGCTGAAGTCTTGCCTAGTGATCGGGCTGAAGAGCCGCAGCAGAGCTCAGAAGACTTTGGTTGCAAGAATATGGAGCATCTGAAGTCTGAAGATGGTGATACCTGTCATGTTAATGGCAT GTATATTGCATCTGAAGGCCAACATAAACAAGCCCTCAAGGACAAAAATAATGTCTTTTTTCCTAATGATCACTTATCTGACAAAGAGAACTCAATTGCCTTCTCAAGCGCGTCTTCGACTGATAGACCTCATACTCCCCAGCGAGCATCTCCACCAAGTTCCGCATTGTGCAATATGTCCACCTCAGATAGCAGTAAATTGACCCAAAGTAATGGAAGTGCAAGCCCTGTGGTCAGTTTGCCCCAAAAAAAAGCTTTGCACGGTTTAGCTGATTTTGAAGGCAAACTTGAGTCCATGAGTCAACAACCAAGATCTGTGGGTAAGGGGAGTTCTTCAGATGCTCATGCTCTGCTGTCATCTTTTGAGGCTGTGTTGCGGATCTTAACAAGAACGAAGGAGAGCATCGGCCGAGCAACACGTGTAGCTATTGACTGTGCAAAGTATGGTGCCACTGCTAAG GTGGTCGAAGTGCTAGCTCGGAACTTAGAGAGTGAATTGAGCTTACACCGAAGAGTGGACTTGTTTTTTCTGGTTGATTCTATAATGCAGTGCTCCCGAGGTTTGAAAG GTGAGGCTGGTGGTGCATATCCATCAGCTATCCAGGCAGTATTGCCACGATTGCTGGCAGCTGCAGCCCCCCCTGGAAGTACTTCACATGAAAACCGAAGGCAGTGTCTTAAG GTTTTGAGACTTTGGCTCGAAAGAAAGATCTTGCCAGAATCTATCCTACGTCATCACATGAGAGAGCTTGATATGATGAGTGGTTCATCTTCAGCTGGTGCCTATTCTCGTCGCTCTTCAAGAACAGAAAGATCTTTTGATGATCCTATTAGAGAAATGGAGGGGATGCTTGTGGATGAATATGGCAG CAATTCAAGTTTTCAGCTTCCTGGATTCTGCATGCCTCGAATGCGGAAAGACGAAGATGAAGGAAGTGATTCAGATGAGAGTTTTGAAGCTGTCACCCCTGAGCACACTTCTGAAGCTCCTGAGCAGGAGATGGCTTCTACTATAGCAAAGCATAGACATATTCTGCAGGATGTTGATGTGGAACTTGAGATGGAAGATGTGGCTCCTTCTGAAGTTGAGATGAACTTGACAAATGGTATTGTGGGTTCAGCACAGAATCCACAGGCTATTGAGCAACATCTTCCACCTGCCTTTGCTCCTCGAGACGTGCTCCCAGCATCTCCACCTTTGCCTTCATCGTCCCCTACTCAgcttccaccaccaccacctcctccactTCCACCACCACCCCCGCCACCATCTCATCCACAATTCCACTCTAGCTCCACAATTTCAGATTGCCTCGCCAGTGGGGCTAATCATCATGTTAATGCAAATGCACAC AATCTTCAGGATAATATGGGACCACCAGTTTGTCACCAGCCTGTCCCTCCAAGAGTTGACCCTAGAGTGTCCGCTGGAGTCCATCTTCATGCTCCGGAGTGCAGGGACAGACAGAAGCATATGCATATATCTGATTCTGCAAGCTCTTATGGGAGGAGATCTGTGAGTAACAATAGCCATGATGCGGATGATGTCGAGTGGAATCATAAACCTTATCCTATGAGGCCCCCTCATGCTGTCCCACCAAATCAGTTCTCTTATGTCCATTCTGACCAGCGGGCCAGGTCTCGCAGGGAGGCTCCTCCGCCTTCCCATAGCAGGTTCCACTTTGCACATAATAGGGGCAGTGGGAATCACTACAATAATCATGAGAGAATGAAACCACCCCCATATGAGACCAGAGAGAACTGGAGATTTTCAGCACCTTTTTCTG GGCCACGATAtcatgagaaaggaaaaggctATGGACCTGATCAGTATGACTACCCGCCATGTGAGCCAACAAGGTTCCCAAACCATGGATGGGATTGTCCTCCTCGGCCAATGAATCATAGAAATCATGTGCCATTTAGACCACCGCCTTATGAAG TATCCTGTTCCAAC AGGGCAGACCCCCATTTTCCAGCTTCGTCAAGAAGTAGAAAGATGGGCGCTTCGCAGTCGGTCCCCGAGAAATCAATCCACGAGTTCAACGTCAAG GACAGTAGAGGGAAGGACGTTGACTTGAGTACGTACAAAGGGAAGGTCCTCCTCGTTGTTAACGTTGCCTCCAAATG TGGATTCACGAATTCCAACTATACACAGCTCACTGAACTTTACAACAAATACAAAGACCAAG GTCTTGAGATCTTGGCTTTTCCGTGCAACCAATTTTTGAAACAAGAACCTGGAACAAGTCAGGAGACACAAGAATTTGCATGTACAAGATTCAAAGCTGAATACCCGATCTTCCACAAG GTACGAGTCAATGGACCAGACACAGCACCAGTCTATAAGTTCCTCAAAGCAAGTAAATCAGGATTTTTGGGTTCAGGAATAAAATGGAACTTCACGAAGTTCCTCGTTGATAAGGAGGGGCATGTCATCAGTCGCTATGGCACAACCACCTCTCCTTTAGCCATTGAG GCGGAGATAAAGAAGGCACTGGGGGAGGCATGA
- the LOC104426681 gene encoding protein HUA2-LIKE 3 isoform X1 encodes MAPSRRRGANKAAAAAAARRQWKVGDLVLAKVKGFPAWPATVSEPEKWGYSADWKKVLVYFFGTQQIAFCNPADVEAFTEEKKQSLLVKRQGRGADFVRAVQEIIDSYEKLKKQEEDNDLKTENELGVTNRGNTVESSPDLHLKDLMGAAAGTTNSQSKCSDEKVKVENEQNPSGKDDIGAEVDNLNDTRASEDQTDDGAVTETRPLSTYTLRRKSGRSRLESSIAQGRAPSARRSRSSARLESSKHDKSVPCEEGEKIAGVLSSATVHEGSVRKSRRKRRNQDVTRGSDMDSPPCAPNGSIDDNDSEILSMDSDSNSNEGSAVDSSNRPLHSETLVESVEGDFELNKGLDLKIKAVVVRRKRKPNRKRAINDSIETTLNDTEPSHVASKGSGQNSESAPDCDFPREDGDEHLPLLKRARVRMGKLSTAEAVISTSSPSEEKFSAVGTMNPPVQSSSSLDCDDVDQPMTKEASDDVSPSYNCMQSPELRHQPWKEKTNQSNVGSTDVEAALPPSKRLHRALEAMSANVAQECPSSDGALLATQSCSSDRGSPHLATESKVSNDSRVPPLDSFGNHAPNDHVPSFSITLSPKGEEETAKLSQELDSFRLEIQKQEEVVASDGNCLDGSDACISPLASLVAASAKQIKSVGHLPPRAEVSAVTLGSDVFSLEQPLRREDEENIAKFDSLSARANSCDKLFSISGSSVSLDQVIEIEKTAEVLPSDRAEEPQQSSEDFGCKNMEHLKSEDGDTCHVNGMYIASEGQHKQALKDKNNVFFPNDHLSDKENSIAFSSASSTDRPHTPQRASPPSSALCNMSTSDSSKLTQSNGSASPVVSLPQKKALHGLADFEGKLESMSQQPRSVGKGSSSDAHALLSSFEAVLRILTRTKESIGRATRVAIDCAKYGATAKVVEVLARNLESELSLHRRVDLFFLVDSIMQCSRGLKGEAGGAYPSAIQAVLPRLLAAAAPPGSTSHENRRQCLKVLRLWLERKILPESILRHHMRELDMMSGSSSAGAYSRRSSRTERSFDDPIREMEGMLVDEYGSNSSFQLPGFCMPRMRKDEDEGSDSDESFEAVTPEHTSEAPEQEMASTIAKHRHILQDVDVELEMEDVAPSEVEMNLTNGIVGSAQNPQAIEQHLPPAFAPRDVLPASPPLPSSSPTQLPPPPPPPLPPPPPPPSHPQFHSSSTISDCLASGANHHVNANAHNLQDNMGPPVCHQPVPPRVDPRVSAGVHLHAPECRDRQKHMHISDSASSYGRRSVSNNSHDADDVEWNHKPYPMRPPHAVPPNQFSYVHSDQRARSRREAPPPSHSRFHFAHNRGSGNHYNNHERMKPPPYETRENWRFSAPFSGPRYHEKGKGYGPDQYDYPPCEPTRFPNHGWDCPPRPMNHRNHVPFRPPPYEAPSFWRPR; translated from the exons ATGGCACCGAGTCGCAGAAGGGGAGCGAAcaaggccgccgccgccgccgccgcccggcgGCAATGGAAGGTCGGCGATCTCGTGCTCGCGAAAGTGAAAGGTTTTCCTGCCTGGCCTGCCACG GTAAGTGAGCCAGAGAAATGGGGCTATTCAGCAGACTGGAAGAAAGTCCttgtatatttttttggaaCCCAACAAAT AGCATTCTGTAATCCTGCTGATGTGGAAGCATTTACAGAAGAGAAAAAGCAATCTCTTCTTGTCAAACGTCAGGGCAGGGGTGCTGATTTTGTACGAGCAGTCCAGGAGATTATAGATAGTTATGAGAAGCTAAAGAAGCAGGAAGAAGACAATGATTTAAAAACTGAAAATGAGCTTGGTGTGACAAATCGAGGGAATACGGTGGAGTCATCACCAGACTTGCATTTGAAGGATCTGATGGGAGCTGCTGCAGGAACTaccaattctcaatcaaagTGTTCAGATGAAAAGGTGAAAGTAGAAAATGAGCAGAATCCGTCTGGTAAGGATGACATAGGTGCAGAAGTAGATAATTTGAATGATACACGAGCATCAGAGGACCAGACTGATGATGGGGCAGTCACTGAAACTCGTCCTCTTTCAACTTATACTTTGAGAAGGAAATCAGGGAGGTCGCGCTTGGAGAGTTCTATTGCACAGGGAAGAGCACCTTCAGCTAGAAGGTCTAGAAGTTCCGCAAGGTTGGAATCCTCTAAGCATGATAAATCTGTGCCATGTGAAGAAGGTGAAAAGATTGCTGGGGTTCTGTCATCAGCTACAGTCCATGAAGGTTCTGTGAGAAAGAGTAGACGAAAAAGGAGAAATCAAGATGTTACTAGAGGTAGTGATATGGATTCTCCTCCTTGTGCTCCAAATGGAAGCATAGATGACAATGATTCTGAAATACTGAGTATGGACTCAGATTCTAATAGTAATGAAGGCAGTGCTGTTGATTCTAGTAATAGACCTTTACACTCTGAGACTCTGGTTGAATCTGTGGAGGGAGATTTTGAATTGAACAAAGGGCTCGACCTCAAGATAAAGGCTGTTGTGgtcagaagaaaaagaaaaccaaacagGAAGCGAGCAATCAACGATAGTATTGAAACCACTTTAAATGACACGGAACCTTCACATGTTGCAAGTAAGGGCAGTGGTCAAAATTCAGAAAGTGCTCCTGATTGTGATTTTCCAAGGGAAGATGGAGATGAGCACTTGCCCTTATTGAAACGAGCTAGGGTGCGCATGGGCAAATTATCAACTGCAGAAGCTGTCATCAGTACCTCTTCTCCTTCAGAGGAGAAATTCTCAGCAGTAGGTACTATGAATCCACCAGTGCAGAGCAGCTCATCTTTAGATTGTGATGACGTTGATCAACCAATGACAAAAGAAGCTTCAGATGACGTTTCACCATCATACAATTGTATGCAATCTCCGGAATTGAGACATCAACCCTGGAAAGAAAAGACGAATCAGTCAAATGTTGGTTCGACCGATGTTGAAGCTGCTTTACCCCCCTCTAAGCGCCTTCACCGAGCTCTTGAAGCTATGTCAGCCAATGTTGCTCAAGAATGTCCATCTTCTGATGGTGCGTTATTAGCCACACAAAGTTGTTCATCTGATCGGGGTTCTCCTCATTTAGCGACTGAAAGCAAAGTTAGCAATGATTCTAGAGTGCCTCCTTTGGACTCTTTTGGCAACCATGCTCCTAATGATCATGTTCCTTCATTTTCCATTACTTTAAGCCCCAAAGGTGAAGAAGAAACTGCAAAGCTTAGTCAAGAATTGGACAGTTTCCGGCTTGAAATTCAAAAGCAGGAGGAAGTTGTCGCTAGTGATGGAAACTGTCTTGATGGAAGTGATGCTTGCATTTCACCTTTGGCTAGTCTGGTTGCTGCATCTGCAAAGCAAATTAAATCCGTGGGGCACTTACCCCCTCGGGCTGAGGTGAGTGCAGTTACACTTGGATCAGATGTTTTCTCATTAGAACAACCATTGCgtagagaagatgaagagaataTTGCCAAGTTTGATTCACTGAGCGCTAGAGCCAACAGTTGTGACAAGCTGTTCAGCATCTCAGGTAGTTCTGTTAGTCTAGATCAGGTCATAGAGATTGAAAAAACTGCTGAAGTCTTGCCTAGTGATCGGGCTGAAGAGCCGCAGCAGAGCTCAGAAGACTTTGGTTGCAAGAATATGGAGCATCTGAAGTCTGAAGATGGTGATACCTGTCATGTTAATGGCAT GTATATTGCATCTGAAGGCCAACATAAACAAGCCCTCAAGGACAAAAATAATGTCTTTTTTCCTAATGATCACTTATCTGACAAAGAGAACTCAATTGCCTTCTCAAGCGCGTCTTCGACTGATAGACCTCATACTCCCCAGCGAGCATCTCCACCAAGTTCCGCATTGTGCAATATGTCCACCTCAGATAGCAGTAAATTGACCCAAAGTAATGGAAGTGCAAGCCCTGTGGTCAGTTTGCCCCAAAAAAAAGCTTTGCACGGTTTAGCTGATTTTGAAGGCAAACTTGAGTCCATGAGTCAACAACCAAGATCTGTGGGTAAGGGGAGTTCTTCAGATGCTCATGCTCTGCTGTCATCTTTTGAGGCTGTGTTGCGGATCTTAACAAGAACGAAGGAGAGCATCGGCCGAGCAACACGTGTAGCTATTGACTGTGCAAAGTATGGTGCCACTGCTAAG GTGGTCGAAGTGCTAGCTCGGAACTTAGAGAGTGAATTGAGCTTACACCGAAGAGTGGACTTGTTTTTTCTGGTTGATTCTATAATGCAGTGCTCCCGAGGTTTGAAAG GTGAGGCTGGTGGTGCATATCCATCAGCTATCCAGGCAGTATTGCCACGATTGCTGGCAGCTGCAGCCCCCCCTGGAAGTACTTCACATGAAAACCGAAGGCAGTGTCTTAAG GTTTTGAGACTTTGGCTCGAAAGAAAGATCTTGCCAGAATCTATCCTACGTCATCACATGAGAGAGCTTGATATGATGAGTGGTTCATCTTCAGCTGGTGCCTATTCTCGTCGCTCTTCAAGAACAGAAAGATCTTTTGATGATCCTATTAGAGAAATGGAGGGGATGCTTGTGGATGAATATGGCAG CAATTCAAGTTTTCAGCTTCCTGGATTCTGCATGCCTCGAATGCGGAAAGACGAAGATGAAGGAAGTGATTCAGATGAGAGTTTTGAAGCTGTCACCCCTGAGCACACTTCTGAAGCTCCTGAGCAGGAGATGGCTTCTACTATAGCAAAGCATAGACATATTCTGCAGGATGTTGATGTGGAACTTGAGATGGAAGATGTGGCTCCTTCTGAAGTTGAGATGAACTTGACAAATGGTATTGTGGGTTCAGCACAGAATCCACAGGCTATTGAGCAACATCTTCCACCTGCCTTTGCTCCTCGAGACGTGCTCCCAGCATCTCCACCTTTGCCTTCATCGTCCCCTACTCAgcttccaccaccaccacctcctccactTCCACCACCACCCCCGCCACCATCTCATCCACAATTCCACTCTAGCTCCACAATTTCAGATTGCCTCGCCAGTGGGGCTAATCATCATGTTAATGCAAATGCACAC AATCTTCAGGATAATATGGGACCACCAGTTTGTCACCAGCCTGTCCCTCCAAGAGTTGACCCTAGAGTGTCCGCTGGAGTCCATCTTCATGCTCCGGAGTGCAGGGACAGACAGAAGCATATGCATATATCTGATTCTGCAAGCTCTTATGGGAGGAGATCTGTGAGTAACAATAGCCATGATGCGGATGATGTCGAGTGGAATCATAAACCTTATCCTATGAGGCCCCCTCATGCTGTCCCACCAAATCAGTTCTCTTATGTCCATTCTGACCAGCGGGCCAGGTCTCGCAGGGAGGCTCCTCCGCCTTCCCATAGCAGGTTCCACTTTGCACATAATAGGGGCAGTGGGAATCACTACAATAATCATGAGAGAATGAAACCACCCCCATATGAGACCAGAGAGAACTGGAGATTTTCAGCACCTTTTTCTG GGCCACGATAtcatgagaaaggaaaaggctATGGACCTGATCAGTATGACTACCCGCCATGTGAGCCAACAAGGTTCCCAAACCATGGATGGGATTGTCCTCCTCGGCCAATGAATCATAGAAATCATGTGCCATTTAGACCACCGCCTTATGAAG CTCCCAGCTTTTGGCGGCCTAGATGA